A genome region from Scylla paramamosain isolate STU-SP2022 unplaced genomic scaffold, ASM3559412v1 Contig34, whole genome shotgun sequence includes the following:
- the LOC135097853 gene encoding uncharacterized protein LOC135097853: MDEGTYIDLLNRVTPFITYEDTCMRKAITPHERLSVTLRYLATGRSLNDMKYSAIISTSALSSIIPETCDALYQVLQNDYLKFPTSVGEWQLIAQEFESRWHFPNCLGAVDGKHVRITPPPDCGSYFWNYKGYNSLVLLAAVNANYEFTMADIGTNGRVSDGGVIENTQFGKRLSNGTLNLPADAPPANSDTNLPYVFVGDEAFALRTDFLKPYPQKDLDAEKRVFNYRLSRARRVVENVFGIMASRFRVFHTAINLKLSSIEKVVMACVVLHLRKTCPSKYSPEDCYHRENIIEKIIRPGLSLDPNSVAGLENDQGTRNYSQIAKEVRVKFKEYFANEGAVPWQNDFV; the protein is encoded by the exons ATGGACGAAGGAACATACATTGATCTCCTGAATCGTGTCACCCCTTTCATTACGTATGAGGACACGTGTATGAGAAAGGCCATAACTCCACATGAAAGACTGAGTGTCACTTTACGTTATTTAGCAACAGGCAGGTCACTAAATGATATGAAATATTCAGCTATCATTTCCACCAGCGCTTTATCATCAAtcataccagaaacgtgtgatGCTCTGTACCAGGTTCTGCAAAATGACTACCTAAAG tttcctaCGTCAGTGGGTGAGTGGCAGCTTATTGCACAAGAGTTCGAGTCCAGATGGCACTTCCCAAACTGTCTCGGGGCGGTAGATGGCAAACATGTACGGATCACGCCACCACCAGATTGTGGTTCATATTTCTGGAACTATAAAGGGTACAACAGCCTTGTGTTATTGGCAGCGGTTAATGCGAACTATGAATTCACCATGGCTGACATTGGGACAAACGGCCGTGTATCAGATGGAGGGGTTATTGAAAACACACAATTTGGAAAACGGCTTTCAAATGGGACACTTAATCTTCCAGCAGACGCTCCCCCTGCAAATTCTGATACTAACTTGCCTTACGTCTTTGTAGGTGATGAGGCATTTGCACTGAGAACTGACTTTTTGAAACCATATCCTCAGAAAGATTTGGATGCAGAGAAGAGGGTTTTTAACTATAGACTGTCTAGAGCACGGAGAGTTGTAGAGAACGTGTTCGGTATAATGGCTTCTCGATTTAGAGTTTTTCATACAGCAATAAATCTGAAATTATCAAGTATTGAAAAGGTTGTTATGGCATGTGTTGTCCTTCACTTAAGAAAGACTTGTCCTTCAAAATATTCTCCAGAAGATTGCTACCATAGGGAGAatattatagagaaaataattcGACCAGGGTTATCATTGGATCCTAATTCTGTTGCAGGCTTAGAAAATGATCAAGGAACACGAAACTATTCACAAATTGCTAAAGAAGTAAGGGTAAAATTTAAGGAATATTTTGCAAATGAAGGTGCAGTACCCTGGCAAAACGACTTCGtgtaa